From the genome of Methanoregula boonei 6A8:
ATCGCATCCTTGAGGGCGAGATCTGCAGTGTATTCCTCTTCAAAAACCTTCATCGCGGCCGGCCGGCCGATACCAATACCGGTTGCCTTGTACTCAAGCAGCGTGCCTGAAGGATCGGTCTCGAAAAGCCGGCTTTCGCCATCGCTTACCCCGGCGATAAGGAGGGCAGTGCCGTACGGGCGGATACCGCCGTACTGGGTAAGGGTCTGCATATGGTCGCAGAGCTTCTTTGCCAGTGCCTCAACTTCGATGCGCTCATCATAGGAGACACGGTTGATCTGGCACTCGATCCGAGCCCGGTCCACGAGGGCCCGTGCATCCCCGACAAGGCCTGATGAGGCCACCCCGATATGCTCATCGATCTTGAAGATCTTCTCGATCGATGAGGACTCGAGCAGCTTGGAGCTGACCCGCTTGTCAACAATCAGCACAACCCCGTCATGTGCCTTAATTCCGACTGCGGTTGTCCCGCGCTTTACCGCTTCCCGGGCATACTCTACCTGGTACAGCCTGCCATCAGGCGAAAAAACAGTTATCGCCCGGTCATAGCCCATCTGGTATTGTGGTTGCATGTATAATCTCCAGATCCTCAGTTGTTAAGAACAATCGGCGTGCATTTTTAAATCCCTTTTCTAATGCATCAACCTTGCGACCGTCCCATACGATTATGTCAACCGGTTCGGAACCGAACCGGTACAGGGAAGGTTCGCTTGTCCCTTCTGCTGAAGGTAAAACCACATCTTTTGGGCGGTCCCCGGGATCTTTCCGGGATGCGATTTCCGCGATCCGCTCCCGCAGGCTCTCGATGGTGCCCGAGACGGCAAGAACGCGGAGGGTGAGCAAGGTGTCCCGGCAACCGGAGAGCGTGGAAAGGGCAATCGCAAATTCCCGCTCGGCACCCCGGCGGCAACGCAGGATAACGCAGCCCTTCTCCACCGAAAGCACGGAGGGCTGCATTGCTGCCGCGGCCATGTCGCCAAACAGCGAGACTACTGCCTCGTACACCGCGTAATACAGGTCTTTTGGATCGGGAGATATACCGGCCGGATCGATCCGGGCAAGCACGTACCGTTTCTTTTCCCGGAGCGTAGGGGGGCGAATGCTCATCTAGATCACCCTGACGGCTGCCCCGCCCCTCACCATAACCCGGGAAACCCCGGCAAGCGCTGCCTGAACATCGATTTCATCCATCCCAAAGAGCGAGCAGAGGCCGGCTGCATCCCGTACGGCCCGCAGGCCAAGGACCGAGCAGGCAAAAGACGAGATCGTAAGCGGGAATTCGAACCGCCGGTGCAGGACCATGAGATCGAGGTACCGGTGGATTGCTTTCTGCCTCAGGTGTCCGCGCCCGAAGATAATGGGAGAGAGATCTATATCGAGGGCGGTGTTGTTGTCGGCAGCGATCTTTGCGGCTACATGATCGAATGCCTGCTTGTCGGCTGTCGCAATCCCCCGCAGGATATGGATACCGCTTGTCCCGGCAACGGCCCGGTTAAAGCCATTGTCTCCCATCTGGACGGAGATGATTCCCCCGGTGCCCCGGCTCTTTTTTGCCCGGCTCTGGACATCCTTTGCGGAAACGCCGACAAGTATCACGCCGGGGATAATATTGACACCGCAGATCGTGGCCGCTGTGGCATCTGCCGCAACGAGACTGTCATACCCGAGCGAGCGGGCTTCTAGCGCAAAACGGCGCACTGATGAGTCACCGACAGGATACGGGAACACACAGGCATCGGTGATCTTCATGAGATACCCTTGCCGTAAAAAAAGATAAGATTATTTGCCCTGGTTTGCGTGGGAGCGGATGCTCGGGCGGGTCTTTTCGGTGCCCCGGCCCCGTGTCCGCATGCCACGGCCCTTCCGGCCTGCCGAAGTCTTGCCGCGCTCTGCCCGGCCGCGGTGAGTCGGGTTTGCAAGCCATGCAAGGTTCTTGTCGCTCTGGATCGAGGGGTGGTGGCCGTCAACAAGTATAACCTCGTAATACTTCAGCTTACCATCCTGGCCGACCCAGTAGGAGTTGAGCACTTCCATGTTCGGGTATCTGACGGATGCACGCTCCTCGGCAATCCGCTGGATGCTTTTGCCCGGAGTGGAACTGTTCTTGCCCATGCGTGCGGACCGGCGGGCGCGGACATACCGTGAAGCACGGCGGCCGCCACGGCGCACATGCACGCGGACAACTGCAATACCCTGCTTGGCCTTGTACCCGAGCGCGCGGGCGCGGTCGATACGGGTCGGGCGGTCGATGCGGGTAACGCTGCCCTCGCGGCGCCACACCTGCATCCGGTCCCAGAGCAGTGCTTTTACATCAGACTTGTCAGGGCGGGCCCATGCCTCCCTGACATATGCGTACATCGATTTTACCATGTGCGATAACACCTCAAGGTTCGGCCCATGACGGGCTACATTCCTTTGTAACGGGACGAATCCCGCGGTTCTATAGAATTGGATAAGGGGGATATTAAAGTACGCAGGCCATTTCACAAGCACTTCACTGACAAGGAGACCACACTTTCCCGAAGGGATTTCTGCTGCCGCCCCGAAGGAGTACTCCTGCAGCGGCTCAATTACCCGCTAAAATCTGCTCCGGCAATGGGTAGCACAAAACCCGATAAGGAATTTTGCGCGTAGGGATATCACAGGGAGGAGCACAGCGGCCGGGGCAAAACCCCCAAGAGAAGCACTTTGGGATAATAGTGAGAGACAAACAAAAAAATGTTGACGAAACTCACTGCCCCTTCTTCTTCTCCACAACCCGAATCCCCTCGATACAGGTCACAGGGTACTGGCCGTTCTCATCCTTTTCCGCGGACTTGACCATGTCCCAGATGGTAAGGAGCGCCACCGAGACACCGGTCAACGCCTCCATCTCAACGCCAGTCTTCCCGGTCGATTTGGTGACAACCGTCGCCTCGATGTACCCGTCACCTTCAGTAAAGTCCACCGTGACAGCGCCAAGCGGGATCGTATGACACATCGGGATGATCCGGGGCGTATCCTTGACCGCGAGGGTGGCGGCAACCCGGGCCGTGGCAAGCACATTGCCCTTGACCACCGAACCCTCCCGGATCGCGGCAAGGGTGGCCGGCCGCAGGTAGATCCTCCCCTGTGCCACCGCTTCGCGCACCACATCGGGTTTTGCGCTGATATCCACCATCTGTGCCCTGCCATCCGATATATGGGTAAACTCGACCATTACGCATGCCTCACGAACAGTTCTTCCGGGATATGGTTCACGAGATCGGAAGCAAGCATCCCTTCTCCCCGCATTTCCGCTACGCGCTCTCCTGCCCGCCCGGTCACGTACGCGGCAATGCAGGCTGCTTCAAACGCCGGTAGGTGGCAGAGGAGCGCACCCGTAACCCCTGCCAGAACATCCCCGGTCCCGCCCACGCTCATGGCCGGATCGCCGGTCCGGTTGAACCGCGTACGGCTCCCGTCCGTGATCACATCCACCGGGCCCTTGAGAAGGATCGTGGCGCGAAGATTCTTTGCCGCCGCGCGCGCCGCACGCGCCCTGCCGCAGGCATCGGTTGCATCACCGGGGAGAGGGAATTTTCCCGCGATCCGGGCAAACTCGCCGGCATGGGGGGTGTACACCGTCTCCTGTGCGGCCCGGGGAATGGGCAGCCGGAGGGCGTCCGCGTCAAAGACCACTTTTTTACAGTACGGGGCCACCGCCAGCACCGCCCCATGACTCTCTTTCCCGAGGCCGTTCCCGCAGACAACCACATCCGCATGCTCCGCGAGGGCGATGAGCAGTTCCGTGTGCTCCTCACCAATCCTGTCCCCGAACAGGCGTTCATAGATAAGGTCCGGCACCGGTTCAAAAACAGGCGATGCCACCCGGACGATATCCGCGCCGGCGCGGAGCGCCCCGAGACCGGCAAGGTACGGTGCACCCTGGTACGGCCCGCCCCCGATGATGAGCACCTCGCCGCCATCCCCCTTGTGACGGGTCCGTTGCCGGGCCGGGAGAAGAGTGATCTCTCCCGGGCCGGTGCAGATCTCCGCCTCGATCGGGATCCCGATATCAGCGGCTGTCGATCCTTCAACCTTGGGACGGTGGAAGGCGCAGATCCGGTCCGCTCTCATCCCCGATGTCGGAATATCAGCTGCGACAATCCTTGCCTGAGACGCGTTTGCCATAGCGATACAGGTGGCAAGGGGTTCCCGGGGTACCCCCGCTGTCCCGGTCCCAAGCAGGGCATCAACGATCACATCCGCTTTGCCAAAAAGGGGGGCGAGGGAGCGCAGATCGTCGCTTGAAATAAACGGGGAAAGCCTGACCCGGCACCCCAAAAGAGCCTTGAGTTGCAGGGAGCAGGAGGGGCTGCGGTCGCCATGGTCTAAGTAACATACCGTTGTATCCACCCCATGCTGGAGGTACCTGGCCGCGGCCATCCCGTCGCCTCCGTTGTTGCCCCGGCCACACACCACGAGCACATTTTTTGGCGTGTACTCAAGCACGGCATCTGCAAGTGCCCTCCCTGCGCTCTCCATGAGCTGGAGTCCGGAGACCCCCAGTGCCCGGGCGTTCGCGTCTATTACCCGCATCCGCTCGTGAGTGACGATGCCGGTCTCAGTGAACTCCTCAGCACAGGTGGAAAGGTCGGGCCGCATAATGCTACACTTCATCAATTAAGAACTCCCTAAATATTAGGCAATGGGTTTTTCCGATGAGGTGAAGGCTGCATCCGAACAGATTGCGGCCGCACACGAAATTACCATCATCTCCCACATCGATGCCGACGGCATCTCCTGTGAAGCTATTCTTTCGCAGGCAATAGCAAGGCAGGGTATTCCGGTCCGCTCCGTTTTTGTCCGGCAGCTTGAACCGCTCACCATGCCCCAGGTGCCTGACGATTCCTCGTTTAAGATCTTCACGGATCTTGGCGCCGGCCAGCAGAACCTCCTTGCAGCAAAGGGACTTAAGGAAAAGGACGTCCTGATTGTGGATCATCACGTCAGCCAGCCCGGTGAGATTACGTACCCGCAGGTCAACTGCCTCCCCTACGGGTACACAAAGATGAGCGCTGCTGGTGTCTCGTATCTTATTGCAAAGGCACTGGACGAAGCAAACATCGACCTTGCAAAACTTGCGGTGATAGGAAACGTCGGAGACATGATGGCGCGGGAAACCTGCGGCCTTGTCGGCCCGGTCCGCGAACAGATCGTGGAGGATGGTGTCCGGCACCGCTCGGTGAAGGTCTGCAAAAAAGACCTCAACTGTTATGGAACAGCCACGCGGCCGGTCCACCTCTCGCTTGCCTACAATGACGACCCGTTCATTAAAGGAATCAGTAACAACCCTGACGGCGCAAAACAGTTCTTAAAGAAACTCGGGATCGTCCAGCAGACATCTGACGGACGCTGGTACGTATGGGAAGAACTCTCCGATGATGACCGGCGCCAGATCATCTCCGCGCTTGCCCAGCAGTTGATCGCAAACGGCGAGAGCGTGGACCGGCTCCTGGCGGAGACCTACCGGTTCCCGGATGAGATCCCCAGAACCCCGCTCCGGAATGCGCAGGAGTACGCAACGGTCCTCAA
Proteins encoded in this window:
- the psmA gene encoding archaeal proteasome endopeptidase complex subunit alpha produces the protein MQPQYQMGYDRAITVFSPDGRLYQVEYAREAVKRGTTAVGIKAHDGVVLIVDKRVSSKLLESSSIEKIFKIDEHIGVASSGLVGDARALVDRARIECQINRVSYDERIEVEALAKKLCDHMQTLTQYGGIRPYGTALLIAGVSDGESRLFETDPSGTLLEYKATGIGIGRPAAMKVFEEEYTADLALKDAILLGLKALHSATEGKFDVDTVEMGIVESSTAQFKKMTKEEVASYVGQFKQ
- a CDS encoding Rpp14/Pop5 family protein, producing the protein MSIRPPTLREKKRYVLARIDPAGISPDPKDLYYAVYEAVVSLFGDMAAAAMQPSVLSVEKGCVILRCRRGAEREFAIALSTLSGCRDTLLTLRVLAVSGTIESLRERIAEIASRKDPGDRPKDVVLPSAEGTSEPSLYRFGSEPVDIIVWDGRKVDALEKGFKNARRLFLTTEDLEIIHATTIPDGL
- a CDS encoding RNase P subunit p30 family protein gives rise to the protein MKITDACVFPYPVGDSSVRRFALEARSLGYDSLVAADATAATICGVNIIPGVILVGVSAKDVQSRAKKSRGTGGIISVQMGDNGFNRAVAGTSGIHILRGIATADKQAFDHVAAKIAADNNTALDIDLSPIIFGRGHLRQKAIHRYLDLMVLHRRFEFPLTISSFACSVLGLRAVRDAAGLCSLFGMDEIDVQAALAGVSRVMVRGGAAVRVI
- a CDS encoding 50S ribosomal protein L15e produces the protein MVKSMYAYVREAWARPDKSDVKALLWDRMQVWRREGSVTRIDRPTRIDRARALGYKAKQGIAVVRVHVRRGGRRASRYVRARRSARMGKNSSTPGKSIQRIAEERASVRYPNMEVLNSYWVGQDGKLKYYEVILVDGHHPSIQSDKNLAWLANPTHRGRAERGKTSAGRKGRGMRTRGRGTEKTRPSIRSHANQGK
- the moaC gene encoding cyclic pyranopterin monophosphate synthase MoaC translates to MVEFTHISDGRAQMVDISAKPDVVREAVAQGRIYLRPATLAAIREGSVVKGNVLATARVAATLAVKDTPRIIPMCHTIPLGAVTVDFTEGDGYIEATVVTKSTGKTGVEMEALTGVSVALLTIWDMVKSAEKDENGQYPVTCIEGIRVVEKKKGQ
- a CDS encoding bifunctional ADP-dependent NAD(P)H-hydrate dehydratase/NAD(P)H-hydrate epimerase, which encodes MKCSIMRPDLSTCAEEFTETGIVTHERMRVIDANARALGVSGLQLMESAGRALADAVLEYTPKNVLVVCGRGNNGGDGMAAARYLQHGVDTTVCYLDHGDRSPSCSLQLKALLGCRVRLSPFISSDDLRSLAPLFGKADVIVDALLGTGTAGVPREPLATCIAMANASQARIVAADIPTSGMRADRICAFHRPKVEGSTAADIGIPIEAEICTGPGEITLLPARQRTRHKGDGGEVLIIGGGPYQGAPYLAGLGALRAGADIVRVASPVFEPVPDLIYERLFGDRIGEEHTELLIALAEHADVVVCGNGLGKESHGAVLAVAPYCKKVVFDADALRLPIPRAAQETVYTPHAGEFARIAGKFPLPGDATDACGRARAARAAAKNLRATILLKGPVDVITDGSRTRFNRTGDPAMSVGGTGDVLAGVTGALLCHLPAFEAACIAAYVTGRAGERVAEMRGEGMLASDLVNHIPEELFVRHA
- a CDS encoding DHHA1 domain-containing protein; protein product: MGFSDEVKAASEQIAAAHEITIISHIDADGISCEAILSQAIARQGIPVRSVFVRQLEPLTMPQVPDDSSFKIFTDLGAGQQNLLAAKGLKEKDVLIVDHHVSQPGEITYPQVNCLPYGYTKMSAAGVSYLIAKALDEANIDLAKLAVIGNVGDMMARETCGLVGPVREQIVEDGVRHRSVKVCKKDLNCYGTATRPVHLSLAYNDDPFIKGISNNPDGAKQFLKKLGIVQQTSDGRWYVWEELSDDDRRQIISALAQQLIANGESVDRLLAETYRFPDEIPRTPLRNAQEYATVLNACGRWTKPAVGSAILKGDRGQAYREAEHMLGNHRAIIRDLLQYIIETGVTELEHVQYIDVGGKYPDTIVGIGAGMALSKLNANKPILILCEVPEDKNLLKVSMRTNERVIARGVDLQQAVSEASSEYGGSGGGHKIAAGAFIPKTAEQEFVNRVNRILGEQFARTGAGNR